A single window of Pyxidicoccus xibeiensis DNA harbors:
- a CDS encoding DUF4340 domain-containing protein, translating to MKVRDLAVQGGLALVALVAAFFVWQREPSGAPGDVTVVEAPARALDGIRYEDEARFVELYRDAQDRDQLWVRLGFKPPKPVPAATGATDGGTAVTASADGGTGSADAGALAAAQVRDAGTPPMAAPSEPPPPPRELRANETAEKLFARFAPLRATRSLGELDAKKLEEVGLAGTQRKLTVTVGGKPQAFSLASPAGGWGTPYLRREEDGRVFLLGPALLPDLENASSRLVDRRLHTFDLGDFDTVVVNAGGTSRTFTASGQAPGPVNLVPEESPDRPDEFARNWHDRVWRLMPLDFLGRGELPPGGEPEVSFRVEYRKGSKPVGEVTVAKGQGGFFVRTEHTTGWARLHAGVDSLASEAAKVSAPVSSASGK from the coding sequence ATGAAGGTACGGGACCTGGCGGTGCAGGGCGGCCTCGCGCTGGTGGCGCTGGTGGCCGCGTTCTTCGTCTGGCAGCGGGAGCCCTCGGGCGCGCCCGGGGACGTGACGGTGGTGGAGGCCCCGGCCCGCGCGCTGGACGGCATCCGCTACGAGGACGAGGCGCGCTTCGTGGAGCTGTATCGCGACGCGCAGGACCGCGACCAGCTCTGGGTGCGCCTGGGCTTCAAGCCGCCGAAGCCGGTGCCCGCCGCGACGGGTGCTACGGACGGCGGCACCGCCGTCACGGCCTCCGCGGATGGTGGCACGGGCAGCGCCGACGCGGGCGCCCTGGCCGCGGCTCAAGTACGGGACGCCGGCACGCCGCCGATGGCCGCGCCCTCGGAGCCGCCGCCGCCTCCGCGCGAGCTGCGCGCGAACGAGACGGCGGAGAAGCTGTTCGCCCGCTTCGCCCCGCTGCGCGCCACGCGCTCCCTGGGCGAGCTGGACGCGAAGAAGCTGGAAGAGGTGGGCCTGGCCGGCACGCAGCGCAAGCTGACGGTGACGGTGGGCGGCAAGCCGCAGGCCTTCTCCCTGGCCTCGCCAGCGGGAGGCTGGGGCACGCCCTACCTGCGCCGCGAGGAGGATGGCCGCGTGTTCCTCCTGGGCCCGGCGCTGCTGCCGGACCTGGAGAACGCGAGCAGCCGGCTGGTGGACCGGCGGCTGCACACCTTCGACCTGGGAGACTTCGACACCGTGGTCGTCAACGCGGGCGGAACGTCCCGTACGTTCACCGCCAGCGGCCAGGCGCCCGGGCCCGTCAACCTGGTTCCGGAGGAGTCGCCGGACCGGCCGGACGAGTTCGCCCGCAACTGGCATGACCGTGTTTGGCGGCTGATGCCGCTCGACTTCCTGGGCCGCGGCGAGCTGCCGCCCGGGGGCGAGCCGGAGGTCTCCTTCCGCGTGGAGTACCGCAAGGGCAGCAAGCCGGTGGGCGAGGTGACGGTGGCGAAGGGGCAGGGCGGCTTCTTCGTCCGCACCGAGCACACCACCGGGTGGGCCCGGCTGCACGCGGGCGTGGACTCGCTGGCCAGCGAGGCGGCGAAGGTGTCCGCGCCGGTGTCCTCCGCCTCCGGGAAGTGA
- a CDS encoding methyltransferase family protein — translation MQKLLPPRLFLIFAAMMVGLDRFLPGLQFVPPPVHWSGLGLLALGLGLTLAAKAQFTRARTNIYTFSEPDRLVTDGLFRLTRNPMYLGFSVALLGLAVFLGSLVPMLLALAYVLISDRWYIAFEENMMRARFGEDYRRYARRTRRWI, via the coding sequence ATGCAAAAGCTCCTTCCGCCGCGTCTGTTCCTCATCTTCGCCGCCATGATGGTCGGCTTGGACAGGTTTCTCCCCGGACTCCAGTTCGTGCCTCCACCGGTCCACTGGTCGGGCCTGGGGCTGCTGGCCCTGGGCCTGGGCCTTACCCTCGCGGCGAAGGCCCAGTTCACCCGGGCTCGCACCAACATCTACACCTTCAGCGAGCCCGACCGCCTCGTGACGGATGGCCTGTTCCGGCTCACCCGCAACCCGATGTACCTGGGCTTCTCCGTCGCGCTGCTGGGGCTCGCCGTCTTCCTGGGCTCGCTCGTGCCCATGCTGCTGGCGCTGGCCTACGTCCTCATCTCCGACCGCTGGTACATCGCGTTCGAGGAGAACATGATGCGGGCCCGCTTCGGTGAGGACTACCGGCGGTATGCGCGGCGCACCCGCCGGTGGATTTGA
- a CDS encoding motility-associated ABC transporter substrate-binding family protein, with protein MNPRPLGSGLPMTLMFVVGLLAVFIGERILGAGTGRTAFSWLGVALAVGALGWRFTRARSAAPDRRAVEGWVLGLYGVGLLALLLYFLQSDAGASVFGGPLSQKAPRLAVVLAALFPALLLCCLLPLALVEVAAAAMARAPVMETGRARSALYSGLGLAFVVVFAFASMYVATQADVTWDLSYFRTAKPGDATRKVIRGLNEPLQVSLFFPPANEVGEAVAQYFRDLSVESPQLLTVERLDQAVEPARARTLGVHNNGTIVLSRGERKEPLTVGLEIDRARGQLQRLDQEVQRRLLAVARPRRIVYFTTGHGERAESRPVPGETPRPSASRIRELLRAQNVDVRPLGVAEGLGSEVPRDASVVVVLGAMREFLPEELNALREYADRGGRLWVALEPGGPDFKALLEPMGIQYVGTPLANDQRFFRTTRQQSDRANLGSDSFSSHPSVTSLAAMAGQAPVGFMGAAAIDQVQPLPGGIMQDLSVRAHGATFADPNGNFTLDAGETRRTWPLVIAVEKPAPAGKEAMRAVVLADADAVSDLLLENMGNAYLAVDTLRWLTGEEAIAGTVSSEEDTPIQHTREQDVAWFYATVFLGPALVLAVGFVTTRRRGRRAPRAPVAAGGER; from the coding sequence ATGAATCCGCGTCCTCTCGGCAGCGGGCTGCCCATGACGCTCATGTTCGTCGTGGGCCTGCTCGCGGTCTTCATCGGTGAGCGCATCCTCGGCGCCGGCACCGGCCGCACCGCCTTCTCGTGGCTGGGCGTGGCCCTGGCAGTAGGGGCGCTCGGCTGGCGCTTCACCCGTGCTCGCTCCGCCGCGCCGGACCGGCGCGCCGTGGAGGGCTGGGTGCTGGGCCTGTACGGCGTGGGCCTGCTGGCGCTGCTGCTCTACTTCCTCCAGTCGGACGCGGGCGCCTCCGTCTTCGGCGGGCCGCTGTCGCAGAAGGCGCCGAGGCTGGCGGTGGTGCTGGCGGCGCTCTTCCCGGCGCTGCTGCTGTGCTGCCTCCTGCCGCTGGCGCTGGTGGAGGTGGCCGCCGCGGCCATGGCCCGCGCGCCGGTGATGGAGACGGGCCGCGCCCGCAGCGCGCTCTACTCCGGGCTGGGGCTGGCCTTCGTCGTCGTGTTCGCCTTCGCGTCCATGTACGTGGCCACGCAGGCGGACGTGACCTGGGACTTGTCCTACTTCCGCACCGCGAAGCCTGGCGATGCCACGCGCAAGGTGATTCGCGGCCTCAACGAGCCGCTGCAGGTGTCGCTCTTCTTCCCGCCCGCCAACGAGGTGGGGGAGGCGGTGGCCCAGTACTTCAGGGATTTGTCGGTGGAGAGCCCGCAGCTGCTCACGGTGGAGCGGCTGGACCAGGCGGTGGAGCCGGCCCGTGCGCGCACGCTGGGCGTCCACAACAACGGCACCATCGTCCTGTCTCGCGGCGAGCGGAAGGAGCCGCTCACGGTGGGGCTGGAAATCGACCGGGCGCGCGGCCAGCTCCAGCGGCTGGACCAGGAGGTGCAGCGCCGGCTGCTCGCGGTGGCGCGGCCCCGCCGCATCGTCTACTTCACCACTGGCCATGGCGAGCGCGCCGAGTCGCGGCCCGTGCCGGGCGAGACGCCCCGCCCGTCGGCGTCGCGCATCCGGGAGCTGCTGCGCGCACAGAACGTGGACGTGCGGCCGCTGGGCGTGGCCGAGGGCCTGGGCTCCGAGGTGCCGCGCGACGCCTCCGTGGTGGTGGTGCTGGGCGCCATGCGCGAGTTCCTCCCCGAGGAGCTCAACGCCCTGCGCGAGTACGCGGACCGGGGCGGGCGCCTGTGGGTGGCGCTGGAGCCGGGTGGGCCGGACTTCAAGGCCCTGCTGGAGCCCATGGGCATCCAGTACGTCGGGACGCCGCTGGCCAACGACCAGCGCTTCTTCCGCACCACGCGCCAGCAGAGCGACCGCGCCAACCTGGGCTCGGACAGCTTCTCCTCGCACCCGTCCGTCACCTCGCTGGCGGCGATGGCGGGGCAGGCGCCGGTGGGCTTCATGGGCGCCGCCGCCATCGACCAGGTTCAGCCGCTGCCGGGTGGCATCATGCAGGACCTCTCCGTGCGCGCGCACGGCGCCACCTTCGCGGACCCCAACGGCAACTTCACGCTGGACGCGGGTGAGACGCGGCGCACCTGGCCGCTGGTGATTGCCGTGGAGAAGCCCGCCCCGGCCGGCAAGGAGGCGATGCGCGCCGTCGTCCTGGCGGACGCGGACGCGGTGAGCGATTTGCTGCTGGAGAACATGGGCAACGCGTACCTCGCGGTGGACACGCTGCGGTGGCTCACCGGCGAGGAGGCCATCGCCGGCACGGTGTCGTCCGAGGAGGACACGCCCATCCAGCACACGCGGGAGCAGGACGTGGCCTGGTTCTACGCCACCGTCTTCCTGGGGCCGGCCCTGGTGCTGGCGGTGGGCTTCGTGACGACGCGGCGGCGGGGCCGGCGCGCGCCCCGGGCCCCGGTGGCGGCGGGAGGTGAGCGATGA
- a CDS encoding response regulator, whose protein sequence is MTNTSTTPKPLVLVVDDYQDAREMYAEYLEFSGFRVAEAKNGQEALDKAFELRPDIILMDLSLPIIDGWEATRRLKNDDRTRTIPVVALTGHAMTGQSDEAKGAGCDSFVTKPCLPDALVDEVRRVLATRGGPRAG, encoded by the coding sequence ATGACGAACACCTCAACGACTCCCAAGCCCCTCGTGCTCGTCGTCGACGACTACCAGGACGCGCGGGAGATGTACGCCGAGTACCTGGAGTTCTCCGGCTTCCGGGTGGCCGAGGCGAAGAACGGGCAGGAGGCGCTGGACAAGGCGTTCGAGCTGCGGCCGGACATCATCCTGATGGACCTGTCGCTGCCCATCATCGACGGGTGGGAGGCGACGCGGCGGTTGAAGAACGATGACCGCACGCGCACCATCCCCGTGGTGGCGCTCACCGGCCACGCGATGACGGGCCAGTCCGACGAGGCGAAGGGCGCGGGGTGCGACTCGTTCGTCACCAAGCCGTGCCTGCCGGACGCGCTGGTCGACGAGGTCCGCCGGGTGCTCGCCACGCGTGGAGGCCCCCGCGCGGGGTGA
- a CDS encoding zinc-dependent alcohol dehydrogenase, protein MRALTYQGPFRVKVENKPDPRLEHPQDVILKVTRAAICGSDLHLLHGLVPDTRVGCTFGHEFTGEVVETGREVASLKKGDRVVVPFNISCGTCFYCQRGLTGNCENSNPSSDVASGVYGYSHTTGGYDGGQAEYVRVPFADVGPMKIPDDMDDEAVLFLSDIFPTGYQGAEMGEIKGGETVVVFGAGPVGLFAMKSAWLMGAGRVVAVDHVPERLAFAAHYAKAETVNFKEVDDIVLHLKEMFDGRGPDVCIDAVGMEAEGSRAHRVLGLGLKVEAGAPTVLTWCINTVRKGGNISIIGVYGPPWNFLPIGTAMNKGLTLRMNQCNVRRYMPRLLEHIRSGRVDAKAIITHRFSLEQAPEAYHLFAQKRDGCIKCVLAPHGHA, encoded by the coding sequence ATGCGCGCACTGACCTACCAGGGACCCTTCCGGGTCAAAGTGGAGAACAAGCCGGACCCCCGGCTGGAACACCCGCAGGACGTCATCCTCAAGGTGACACGTGCGGCCATCTGCGGCTCGGACCTGCACCTGCTGCACGGGCTCGTCCCCGACACCCGGGTGGGCTGCACCTTCGGCCACGAGTTCACCGGCGAGGTGGTGGAGACGGGTCGCGAGGTGGCCTCGCTCAAGAAGGGCGACCGGGTGGTGGTGCCCTTCAACATCTCCTGCGGCACCTGCTTCTACTGCCAGCGCGGGCTCACCGGGAACTGCGAGAACAGCAACCCGTCCAGCGACGTGGCCAGCGGCGTGTACGGGTACTCGCACACCACGGGCGGCTATGACGGCGGGCAGGCCGAGTACGTGCGCGTGCCCTTCGCGGACGTGGGGCCCATGAAGATTCCGGACGACATGGACGACGAGGCCGTCCTGTTCCTCAGCGACATCTTCCCCACCGGCTACCAGGGCGCGGAGATGGGGGAAATCAAGGGCGGGGAGACGGTGGTCGTCTTCGGCGCCGGCCCGGTGGGGCTGTTCGCCATGAAGTCCGCGTGGCTGATGGGCGCCGGGCGCGTGGTGGCGGTGGACCACGTGCCGGAGCGCCTCGCCTTCGCCGCGCACTACGCCAAGGCGGAGACGGTGAACTTCAAGGAGGTGGACGACATCGTCCTGCACCTCAAGGAGATGTTCGACGGCCGCGGCCCGGACGTCTGCATCGACGCGGTGGGCATGGAGGCCGAGGGCTCGCGCGCGCACCGCGTGCTGGGCCTGGGGCTGAAGGTGGAGGCCGGCGCGCCCACGGTGCTCACCTGGTGCATCAACACCGTGCGCAAGGGCGGCAACATCTCCATCATCGGCGTGTACGGCCCGCCGTGGAACTTCCTGCCCATCGGCACCGCGATGAACAAGGGCCTCACGCTGCGGATGAACCAGTGCAACGTGCGGCGCTACATGCCGCGCCTGCTGGAGCACATCCGCAGCGGGCGCGTGGACGCCAAGGCCATCATCACCCACCGGTTCTCCCTGGAGCAGGCACCGGAGGCGTACCACCTCTTCGCCCAGAAGCGGGACGGCTGCATCAAGTGCGTCCTCGCACCCCACGGTCACGCATGA
- a CDS encoding hemerythrin domain-containing protein, whose product MNALDLLKQQHDEVKKLFKQYEKLADHADEKRQELFEMIADRLSAHASIEEQYFYPAAKAEDTEDLLREAAEEHLSAKRIIADLLELEADDEEFDAKMQVLQEQIDHHVEEEESDLFKKVRKILSKEQLEDLGVQMQQEFEELMEGEPRIQVPAQTDQAAPI is encoded by the coding sequence ATGAACGCACTGGACCTCCTGAAGCAGCAGCACGATGAGGTGAAGAAGCTCTTCAAGCAGTACGAGAAGCTGGCGGACCATGCGGACGAGAAGCGGCAGGAGCTGTTCGAGATGATTGCGGACCGGCTCAGCGCGCACGCCTCCATCGAGGAGCAGTACTTCTATCCGGCCGCCAAGGCCGAGGACACCGAGGACCTGCTGCGCGAGGCCGCCGAGGAGCACCTGTCCGCCAAGCGCATCATCGCCGACCTGCTGGAGCTGGAGGCGGATGACGAGGAGTTCGACGCGAAGATGCAGGTGCTCCAGGAGCAGATCGACCACCACGTGGAGGAGGAGGAGAGCGACCTCTTCAAGAAGGTCCGGAAGATTCTCTCCAAGGAGCAGCTCGAGGACCTGGGCGTGCAGATGCAGCAGGAGTTCGAGGAGCTGATGGAGGGCGAGCCCCGCATCCAGGTGCCCGCCCAGACGGACCAGGCCGCGCCGATTTAA
- a CDS encoding PAS domain-containing sensor histidine kinase, whose product MASPVPLSTASMPAAEARLALAEQLLACDAARPCAEVMVDWLAHHAQAGAVACLAREEPGGRLACLAARGLSEAQRTAMEWTPDTLDHPLAGVLAHAAPRYFPAPRAPLPAVGTGGCFAVPLGRPGTPAVGLLLLAGSGPTLPPEVAWLAAHAGPAFARLVSVPSATGPRDDVAGSGLLRRIIDAVADPVLLTDLEGRPRIANSRAEALLVAAPDASEGRRRAVELNRRVFSTALASAASGEAAWRAAGFRRRELPLVDPSEGMDLLFELISTPVQEPDGRAAVVSVLRNVTDLGRATQALGESYRRLRATEREARSERHRLDRVLDSVADPIILSDPSGGMVMMNAPAEKLFALPLDGGKAVHRRVRSNAASCSSFLANLVGTESAVSLRWRGQLSLVDPATGTTIPVEAVASKVVGDNGELTGIVTLFRDRSETLEKVRLLEQVKEVSSQLEARVQVATAELAEQNEKLRRQAIQLEQASAAKSQFLANMSHEFRTPLNAILGYTNMLLQGVSGELSPAQKRNLTRIDSNGRHLLEVINEILDITRIEAGRMPLHLSDFGIPELLQEVLAELDPIIARSKLAVSTHLGPRVPAVHSDRQKVKQVVLNLLSNALKFTHEGSVKVSADYVPATSTLTISVSDTGIGIDPAYQEKIFEDFQQVDSSPTRAYGGTGLGLSICRRLATMLGGRVTLQSAPGQGSTFTLHFPRRARRA is encoded by the coding sequence TTGGCCTCTCCCGTCCCGCTGTCCACCGCCTCCATGCCCGCCGCCGAAGCGCGCCTCGCCCTGGCCGAGCAGCTGCTCGCCTGTGACGCGGCCCGCCCGTGCGCCGAGGTGATGGTGGACTGGCTCGCCCATCACGCGCAGGCCGGCGCGGTCGCATGCCTGGCGCGCGAGGAGCCCGGAGGCCGGCTGGCGTGCCTCGCGGCCCGGGGCCTGTCCGAGGCGCAGCGGACCGCGATGGAGTGGACGCCCGATACCCTGGACCACCCGCTGGCCGGGGTGCTGGCGCACGCGGCGCCGCGCTACTTCCCCGCGCCCCGGGCGCCGCTTCCGGCCGTGGGGACGGGAGGCTGCTTCGCGGTGCCGCTCGGCCGCCCCGGCACGCCCGCGGTGGGGCTGCTCCTGCTCGCGGGGAGCGGGCCCACGCTGCCGCCGGAGGTGGCCTGGCTGGCGGCGCACGCCGGGCCCGCCTTCGCGCGCCTGGTGTCCGTCCCCTCCGCCACCGGGCCCCGGGACGACGTGGCGGGGAGCGGGCTGCTCCGCCGCATCATCGACGCGGTGGCGGACCCCGTGCTGCTGACGGACCTGGAGGGCCGGCCGCGCATCGCCAACTCGCGCGCGGAGGCGCTGCTGGTGGCCGCGCCCGACGCGAGCGAGGGCCGCCGCCGGGCGGTGGAGCTGAACCGGCGCGTGTTCTCCACCGCGCTGGCGAGCGCCGCCAGCGGCGAGGCGGCCTGGCGCGCCGCGGGCTTCCGCCGGCGCGAGCTGCCGCTGGTGGACCCGTCGGAGGGCATGGACCTGCTGTTCGAGCTCATCAGCACCCCGGTGCAGGAGCCGGACGGCCGCGCGGCGGTGGTGAGCGTGCTGCGCAACGTGACGGACCTGGGCCGCGCCACCCAGGCGCTGGGCGAGAGCTACCGCCGCCTGCGGGCCACCGAGCGCGAGGCGCGCAGCGAGCGCCACCGGCTGGACCGGGTGCTGGACTCGGTGGCGGACCCCATCATCCTGTCGGACCCGTCCGGCGGCATGGTGATGATGAATGCGCCGGCGGAGAAGCTCTTCGCCCTGCCGCTGGACGGCGGCAAGGCCGTGCACCGCCGGGTGCGCTCCAACGCGGCGAGCTGCTCCTCGTTCCTGGCCAACCTGGTGGGCACGGAGTCCGCGGTCAGCCTGCGCTGGCGCGGCCAGCTCAGCCTGGTGGACCCCGCCACGGGCACCACCATCCCCGTGGAGGCGGTGGCCAGCAAGGTGGTGGGAGACAACGGCGAGCTGACGGGCATCGTCACCCTCTTCCGGGACCGCAGCGAGACGCTGGAGAAGGTGCGGCTCCTGGAGCAGGTCAAGGAGGTGTCCAGCCAGCTGGAGGCGCGCGTGCAGGTGGCCACCGCCGAGCTGGCCGAGCAGAACGAGAAGCTGCGCCGGCAGGCCATCCAGCTGGAGCAGGCGAGCGCGGCCAAGTCGCAGTTCCTCGCCAACATGTCCCACGAGTTCCGCACGCCGCTCAACGCCATCCTCGGCTACACCAACATGCTGCTGCAGGGCGTGTCCGGGGAGCTGAGCCCGGCGCAGAAGCGCAACCTCACGCGCATCGACTCCAACGGGCGGCACCTGCTGGAGGTCATCAACGAAATCCTGGACATCACCCGCATCGAAGCGGGGCGGATGCCGCTGCACCTGTCGGACTTCGGGATACCGGAGCTGCTCCAGGAGGTGCTCGCGGAGCTGGACCCCATCATCGCCCGCAGCAAGCTGGCGGTGAGCACGCACCTGGGCCCCCGGGTGCCGGCGGTGCACAGCGACCGGCAGAAGGTGAAGCAGGTCGTCCTCAACCTCCTGTCCAACGCGCTGAAGTTCACCCACGAGGGCTCGGTGAAGGTGTCGGCGGACTACGTGCCCGCCACCTCCACGCTCACCATCTCCGTGTCGGACACGGGCATTGGCATCGACCCTGCGTACCAGGAAAAAATCTTCGAGGACTTCCAGCAGGTAGACAGCTCGCCAACGCGGGCCTATGGAGGGACGGGCCTGGGATTGTCCATCTGCCGTCGACTGGCCACCATGCTGGGGGGGCGCGTCACCCTCCAGAGCGCTCCCGGTCAGGGCTCGACCTTCACCCTGCACTTTCCACGACGCGCGAGGCGTGCATGA
- a CDS encoding GvpL/GvpF family gas vesicle protein encodes MVATASRLPEPEPAAEALLPVTPPASRLEPAPVATSVKSALGDEGLLEAEEGPQYLYGVVRAEGNLDFGLIGLGVPPADVRVVREGDLAALVSNTPALRVDPTRAHLLVHQRVTEAVLSEHTLLPVAFGTVLHSEAQVRALLRTAHDALSSGLTALEGKVELGLKVLYHREHLARRLELEDVELCRRDTESEAEHERRLGTAVEARAERDMASLLEGLRPLSFATRTLAPLGERMLLNAAFLVGRDWVETFEAKVKSLAARSDTYAFRFTGPWPPYSFVDVHLGLEPGASGAVA; translated from the coding sequence ATGGTCGCCACCGCCTCGCGGCTTCCCGAGCCCGAGCCGGCCGCCGAGGCCCTCCTGCCCGTCACGCCCCCCGCCTCACGCCTGGAGCCGGCGCCCGTTGCCACCAGCGTGAAGTCCGCGCTTGGCGACGAGGGACTGCTGGAGGCCGAGGAAGGGCCCCAGTACCTCTACGGCGTGGTGCGGGCGGAGGGGAACCTGGACTTCGGCCTCATCGGCCTGGGTGTCCCGCCGGCGGACGTGCGCGTGGTGCGCGAGGGGGACCTGGCCGCGCTGGTGTCCAACACGCCCGCGCTGAGGGTGGACCCGACGCGGGCCCACCTGCTCGTCCACCAGCGAGTCACCGAGGCGGTGCTGAGCGAGCACACCCTGCTGCCGGTGGCCTTCGGCACGGTGCTGCACTCGGAGGCGCAGGTGCGGGCCCTGCTGCGCACGGCGCACGACGCGCTGTCCTCCGGCCTGACGGCGCTGGAGGGCAAGGTGGAGCTGGGGCTGAAGGTGCTCTACCACCGCGAGCACCTGGCGCGGCGGCTGGAGCTGGAGGACGTGGAGCTGTGCCGCCGCGACACCGAGTCGGAGGCCGAGCACGAGCGGCGGCTGGGCACCGCCGTGGAGGCCCGCGCCGAGCGGGACATGGCGTCCCTGCTGGAGGGCCTGCGCCCGCTGTCCTTCGCCACGCGCACCCTGGCGCCCCTGGGGGAGCGGATGCTGCTCAACGCCGCCTTCCTGGTGGGGCGGGACTGGGTGGAGACCTTCGAGGCGAAGGTGAAGTCGCTGGCGGCGCGCTCGGACACCTACGCCTTCCGCTTCACCGGCCCCTGGCCGCCCTACAGCTTCGTGGACGTGCACCTGGGACTGGAGCCAGGAGCGTCCGGCGCGGTGGCCTGA
- a CDS encoding FAD-dependent oxidoreductase, with protein MTDERTHRSLWTLTTPPRDFPSLPGDLTVDVAIIGGGMAGLTTAWLLKRAGKRVAVLEMHRILSGQTGQTTAHLTELLDTPYATLARDFGDKGARLAASSSRAAIERIASLATELGIDCDFQRVPMYRYAETERELAELEREVAAAREAGLLATFTQDVPLPFPVKGAMRVEDQALFHPRKYLLGLADGIPGDGSYLFENTRVTEVHDGTPCRVVTERGTVTAAAVVEATTTPLNRVFMHTKLYAYRTYAVAGPLEGPLEPGQYYDSQDPYHYIRTQPVDGRTYLIVGGEDHKVGSQEDTDRCFEALERFTLRRFPVKQLTHRWSGQVIEPADGLAYIGRNSASRHVYVATGFSGTGMTFGTLSGMILSDLILGRENPFAALYDATRVKPQAGAKDFIQENAEVAFRWVADRLAKPDGRKLADVAPGEAKVLEVDGKKVAVYREENGTTHAVSPVCTHLGCHVHWNGAERSWDCPCHGARYSPTGKVLNGPAVKDLPTQKLPD; from the coding sequence ATGACTGATGAGCGGACCCACAGGTCGCTTTGGACACTGACGACCCCTCCCCGTGACTTCCCCTCGCTGCCCGGGGACTTGACGGTGGACGTGGCCATCATCGGTGGCGGCATGGCGGGCCTCACCACGGCGTGGCTGCTCAAGCGGGCCGGCAAGCGGGTGGCGGTGCTGGAGATGCACCGCATCCTCTCTGGCCAGACGGGGCAGACCACCGCGCACCTCACGGAGCTGCTCGACACGCCCTACGCCACGCTGGCGCGGGACTTCGGCGACAAGGGGGCGCGCCTGGCCGCGTCCTCCAGCCGCGCCGCCATCGAGCGCATCGCCTCGCTCGCCACCGAGCTGGGCATCGACTGCGACTTCCAGCGCGTGCCCATGTACCGCTACGCGGAGACGGAGCGCGAGCTGGCGGAGCTGGAGCGGGAGGTGGCGGCCGCGCGCGAGGCGGGCCTGCTCGCCACCTTCACCCAGGACGTGCCGCTGCCCTTCCCGGTGAAGGGCGCCATGCGCGTGGAGGACCAGGCGCTGTTCCATCCGCGCAAGTACCTGCTTGGGCTGGCGGACGGGATTCCCGGCGACGGCAGCTACCTCTTCGAGAACACGCGGGTGACGGAAGTCCATGACGGCACACCGTGTCGCGTCGTCACCGAGCGCGGCACCGTCACCGCGGCGGCCGTGGTGGAGGCCACCACCACGCCCCTCAACCGCGTCTTCATGCATACCAAGTTGTATGCGTACCGCACCTACGCGGTGGCGGGGCCGCTGGAGGGGCCGCTGGAGCCGGGGCAGTACTACGACAGCCAGGACCCCTATCACTACATCCGCACGCAGCCGGTGGACGGCCGCACGTACCTCATCGTCGGCGGCGAGGACCACAAGGTCGGCTCCCAGGAGGACACGGACCGGTGCTTCGAGGCGCTGGAGCGCTTCACCCTGCGGCGCTTCCCGGTGAAGCAGCTCACCCACCGCTGGTCCGGCCAGGTCATCGAGCCCGCGGACGGGCTGGCCTATATCGGCCGCAACAGCGCCAGCCGCCACGTCTACGTGGCCACCGGCTTCTCCGGCACGGGGATGACGTTCGGCACGCTGTCCGGAATGATTCTCTCCGACCTCATCCTGGGCCGGGAGAACCCGTTCGCCGCGCTCTACGACGCCACGCGGGTGAAGCCCCAGGCGGGCGCGAAGGACTTCATCCAGGAGAACGCCGAGGTGGCCTTCCGCTGGGTCGCGGACCGGCTGGCGAAGCCGGACGGGCGCAAGCTGGCCGACGTGGCCCCGGGCGAGGCGAAGGTGCTGGAGGTGGACGGGAAGAAGGTCGCCGTCTACCGCGAGGAGAATGGCACCACACACGCCGTCTCACCGGTGTGCACGCACCTGGGCTGCCACGTCCACTGGAACGGCGCCGAGCGCTCCTGGGACTGCCCCTGCCACGGCGCCCGCTACAGCCCCACCGGCAAGGTGCTCAATGGTCCTGCAGTGAAGGATTTGCCCACACAGAAGCTCCCCGATTGA
- a CDS encoding TetR/AcrR family transcriptional regulator — MVDTILEAAARVFDRHGYEGATTNRIAETAGVSVGSVYQYFPNKDALLTALHERHFVQIQAIVDEALAATHGVTLREAIRGIVKAVLRAHRVEPRLQRVLHVEFPYFERPASASESARRLFERARTLLGEHRAQLGRDDLDLATHMVLRMVESLVHSAVLEPSTANEEALEEAISTAVEGYLVLRR; from the coding sequence ATGGTGGACACCATCCTGGAGGCGGCTGCTCGCGTTTTCGACCGCCACGGCTACGAGGGGGCCACCACCAACCGCATCGCGGAGACGGCCGGGGTCAGCGTCGGCTCGGTGTACCAGTACTTCCCGAACAAGGACGCCCTGCTCACCGCACTGCATGAGCGGCACTTCGTGCAGATTCAGGCCATCGTCGACGAGGCCCTCGCGGCGACGCACGGCGTGACGCTGCGCGAGGCGATACGCGGCATCGTCAAGGCGGTGCTGCGAGCCCACCGCGTCGAGCCGCGCCTGCAGCGCGTGCTCCACGTGGAGTTCCCCTACTTCGAGCGGCCCGCCAGCGCGAGCGAGTCGGCGCGGCGCCTCTTCGAACGCGCCCGGACGCTGCTGGGCGAGCACCGCGCGCAGCTCGGGCGCGACGACCTCGACCTCGCGACGCACATGGTGCTGCGAATGGTCGAGTCGCTGGTGCACTCGGCGGTGCTCGAGCCGTCCACCGCGAACGAGGAGGCGCTCGAAGAGGCCATCTCGACGGCGGTGGAGGGCTACCTCGTGCTGCGGCGCTGA